A genomic region of Oncorhynchus mykiss isolate Arlee chromosome 2, USDA_OmykA_1.1, whole genome shotgun sequence contains the following coding sequences:
- the LOC110498617 gene encoding cyclic nucleotide-gated cation channel beta-1 isoform X3: protein MPKQQQQNRDLELDRLVRQVPLQHHPPTHSPSPSSPNSTLELPNVPSYPRLPPISLSRHLSGLFNPTFHIEDDPTSALPSVSSRLSVHPAVSVEDVDSGGEGGGGRGEHHCHHIPQILTLQDPNFKTLTVPGVSKTSRQSKVAEKEKKLYSQSEDEEEMEIAVRAWPSQSSILSGDDGLKERPASSASQASYMVNERLQELVKMFKERTERAKEKLIDPDHSDDDSPTASPARAPTPPPAPPEEPKEEEIEEQQPKPRLCCKVMPPRWIRALLHYRFPASIDPFTNLVYVLWLFFVTLAWNWNMWLIPVRWAFPYQTPSNIYLFLLTDYLCDLIYILDILVFQPRLQFVRSGDIVFDKKDMRVNYMKTFRFKMDVISLVPLELFYFKTGINPLLRFPRLLKIMSFFEFNDRLEGILTKAYVYRVIRTTTYLLYCLHCNACLYYWGSAYEGLGSTQWVYDGQGNSYIRCYYFAVKTLITIGGLPDPTTLFEIIFQLINYFVGVFAFSIMIGQMRDVVGAATAGQTYYRACMDNTVKYMASYRIPKDVQNRVKTWYNYTWQSQGMLDEQELLVQLPDKMRLDIAVDVNYDIVSKVSLFQGCDRQMIFDMLKRLRSVVYLPGDYVCKKGEVGREMYIIKAGEVQVVGGPDGKTVFVTLRAGSVFGEISLLAVGGGNRRTANVVAHGFANLFILDKKDLNEILVHYPESQKLLRKKARKMLTKDKKPQKEPAQVIPPRTVTPKLFKAALDVAHQKTGLKGTLSKIKEKINKSSVSLQPSMSSSLPPLSPVSPVSSLDPERKADATSPTLDSSTLLCPVSHCHGDETLSKEQGHVEGEVAAESGKKKEKRKA from the exons ATGCctaagcagcagcagcaaaaccGGGACCTGGAGTTGGACCGCCTGGTCCGCCAGGTCCCTCTCCAACACCACCCTCCGACTCACAGCCCCTCACCGTCCTCCCCCAACAGTACCCTAGAGCTGCCCAACGTGCCCTCCTACCCCCGCCTGCCACCCATTAGCCTGTCCAGGCACCTGTCAGGGCTTTTCAACCCCACCTTCCACATCGAGGACGACCCCACGTCCGCTCTACCCTCAG TGAGCTCCAGGCTCAGTGTGCACCCAGCTGTCAGTGTGGAGGATGTGGATTCCggcggagagggaggagggggcagaggggaGCACCACTGCCATCACATTCCCCAAATCCTTACCCTACAGGACCCCAACTTCAAGACCCTGACCGTACCCGGAGTGTCCAAAACCAGCCGTCAGAG TAAAGTTGCTGAAAAAGA AAAGAAGTTGTACTCTCAGAGtgaggatgaagaggagatggAGATCGCAGTGAGGGCATGGCCTAGCCAGTCCAGCATCCTCAGTGGAGACGATGG GCTAAAGGAGCGCCCTGCGTCTTCCGCTAGCCAGGCCAGCTACATGGTGAACGAGCGCCTACAGGAGCTGGTCAAGATGTTTAAGGAGAGGACAGAAAGGGCCAAAGAGAAACTCATAGATCCAGATCACTCTGATGATGACAGTCCAACTGCCT CCCCTGCGAGAGCTCCAACACCACCTCCTGCGCCTCCAGAGGAGCCgaaggaggaggagatagaggagcagCAACCCAAGCCTAGATTATGCTGCAAGGTGATGCCTCCTCGCTGGATCAGAGCTCTGCTGCACTACCGCTTCCCCGCTAGCATCGACCCCTTCACCA atctggtCTATGTGCTGTGGCTGTTTTTCGTCACCTTGGCGTGGAACTGGAACATGTGGCTTATCCCGGTGCGCTGGGCCTTCCCCTACCAGACCCCCAGTAACATCTACCTGTTTCTACTCACTGACTATCTGTGTGACCTCATCTACATCCTGGACATCCTGGTCTTCCAGCCCCGCCTGCAGTTTGTCCGCAGTGGAGACATAGTG TTTGACAAAAAGGACATGAGAGTGAATTACATGAAAACCTTCCGGTTCAAG ATGGATGTCATCAGTCTTGTTCCACTGGAGTTGTTCTATTTTAAAACTGGGATCAACCCACTCCTCCGCTTCCCACGACTACTAAAG ATAATGTCTTTCTTTGAGTTCAACGACCGTCTTGAGGGCATCCTTACCAAAGCCTACGTTTACAG AGTGATCCGGACCACCACCTACCTGCTGTACTGCCTGCACTGTAATGCCTGTCTGTACTACTGGGGCTCTGCGTATGAAGGTCTGGGCTCCACGCAGTGGGTCTATGACGGACAGGGCAACAG TTACATCCGCTGCTACTACTTTGCTGTGAAGACCCTGATCACCATTGGTGGACTGCCAGACCCCACAACGCTCTTTGAAATCATCTTTCAGCTCATAAACTACTTTGTTGGAGTGTTTGCCTTTTCCATCATGATTGGACAG ATGAGAGATGTGGTTGGTGCAGCCACAGCAGGACAGACGTACTACAGAGCATGCATGGACAACACTGTCAAATACATGGCCTCCTACCGTATCCCTAAAGACGTGCAGAACCGGGTTAAAACCTGGTACAACTACACCTGGCAGTCCCAGGGCATGCTGG ATGAACAGGAGCTTCTGGTTCAGCTCCCAGACAAGATGAGGCTGGACATCGCTGTGGATGTCAACTATGACATTGTCAGTAAAGTGTCTCTCTTCCAG GGTTGCGATAGACAGATGATCTTTGACATGCTGAAGAGACTGAGGTCTGTTGTTTACCTCCCAGGGGACTATGTCTGCAAAAAG GGTGAAGTTGGGCGGGAAATGTACATCATCAAAGCCGGAGAGGTGCAGGTGGTGGGCGGGCCAGATGGGAAGACTGTGTTTGTCACACTGAGGGCGGGATCAGTGTTTGGGGAAATCAG CTTGCTAGCAGTTGGTGGAGGGAACAGGAGAACAGCAAACGTGGTGGCTCATGGCTTCGCCAACCTGTTCATCCTGGACAAGAAGGACCTCAATGAGATTCTAGTGCATTACCCCGAGTCCCAGAAGCTGCTCCGCAAGAAGGCCAG GAAGATGCTCACGAAAGATAAGAAGCCTCAGAAGGAGCCGGCCCAGGTGATCCCTCCTCGAACAGTCACGCCCAAGCTATTCAAAGCTGCTCTGGATGTGGCGCATCAGAAAACAGGGCTCAAAGGGACCCTCTCCAAGATTAAGGAGAAGATCAACAAATCCAGCGTTTCTCTACAG CCCTCCATgtcctcctccctgcctcccttgtccccagtctctccagtctccagtctGGACCCAGAGCGCAAGGCTGACGCCACGTCACCAACCTTAGACAGCTCCACGCTGCTCTGCCCCGTCTCCCATTGTCACGGAGATGAGACACTCTCCAAGGAGCAGGGCCATGTGGAGGGAGAAGTTGCAGCAGAGAGTGGGAagaagaaagaaaagagaaaggCATGA
- the LOC110498617 gene encoding cyclic nucleotide-gated cation channel beta-1 isoform X4 → MPKQQQQNRDLELDRLVRQVPLQHHPPTHSPSPSSPNSTLELPNVPSYPRLPPISLSRHLSGLFNPTFHIEDDPTSALPSVSSRLSVHPAVSVEDVDSGGEGGGGRGEHHCHHIPQILTLQDPNFKTLTVPGVSKTSRQRKKLYSQSEDEEEMEIAVRAWPSQSSILSGDDGLKERPASSASQASYMVNERLQELVKMFKERTERAKEKLIDPDHSDDDSPTASPARAPTPPPAPPEEPKEEEIEEQQPKPRLCCKVMPPRWIRALLHYRFPASIDPFTNLVYVLWLFFVTLAWNWNMWLIPVRWAFPYQTPSNIYLFLLTDYLCDLIYILDILVFQPRLQFVRSGDIVFDKKDMRVNYMKTFRFKMDVISLVPLELFYFKTGINPLLRFPRLLKIMSFFEFNDRLEGILTKAYVYRVIRTTTYLLYCLHCNACLYYWGSAYEGLGSTQWVYDGQGNSYIRCYYFAVKTLITIGGLPDPTTLFEIIFQLINYFVGVFAFSIMIGQMRDVVGAATAGQTYYRACMDNTVKYMASYRIPKDVQNRVKTWYNYTWQSQGMLDEQELLVQLPDKMRLDIAVDVNYDIVSKVSLFQGCDRQMIFDMLKRLRSVVYLPGDYVCKKGEVGREMYIIKAGEVQVVGGPDGKTVFVTLRAGSVFGEISLLAVGGGNRRTANVVAHGFANLFILDKKDLNEILVHYPESQKLLRKKARKMLTKDKKPQKEPAQVIPPRTVTPKLFKAALDVAHQKTGLKGTLSKIKEKINKSSVSLQPSMSSSLPPLSPVSPVSSLDPERKADATSPTLDSSTLLCPVSHCHGDETLSKEQGHVEGEVAAESGKKKEKRKA, encoded by the exons ATGCctaagcagcagcagcaaaaccGGGACCTGGAGTTGGACCGCCTGGTCCGCCAGGTCCCTCTCCAACACCACCCTCCGACTCACAGCCCCTCACCGTCCTCCCCCAACAGTACCCTAGAGCTGCCCAACGTGCCCTCCTACCCCCGCCTGCCACCCATTAGCCTGTCCAGGCACCTGTCAGGGCTTTTCAACCCCACCTTCCACATCGAGGACGACCCCACGTCCGCTCTACCCTCAG TGAGCTCCAGGCTCAGTGTGCACCCAGCTGTCAGTGTGGAGGATGTGGATTCCggcggagagggaggagggggcagaggggaGCACCACTGCCATCACATTCCCCAAATCCTTACCCTACAGGACCCCAACTTCAAGACCCTGACCGTACCCGGAGTGTCCAAAACCAGCCGTCAGAG AAAGAAGTTGTACTCTCAGAGtgaggatgaagaggagatggAGATCGCAGTGAGGGCATGGCCTAGCCAGTCCAGCATCCTCAGTGGAGACGATGG GCTAAAGGAGCGCCCTGCGTCTTCCGCTAGCCAGGCCAGCTACATGGTGAACGAGCGCCTACAGGAGCTGGTCAAGATGTTTAAGGAGAGGACAGAAAGGGCCAAAGAGAAACTCATAGATCCAGATCACTCTGATGATGACAGTCCAACTGCCT CCCCTGCGAGAGCTCCAACACCACCTCCTGCGCCTCCAGAGGAGCCgaaggaggaggagatagaggagcagCAACCCAAGCCTAGATTATGCTGCAAGGTGATGCCTCCTCGCTGGATCAGAGCTCTGCTGCACTACCGCTTCCCCGCTAGCATCGACCCCTTCACCA atctggtCTATGTGCTGTGGCTGTTTTTCGTCACCTTGGCGTGGAACTGGAACATGTGGCTTATCCCGGTGCGCTGGGCCTTCCCCTACCAGACCCCCAGTAACATCTACCTGTTTCTACTCACTGACTATCTGTGTGACCTCATCTACATCCTGGACATCCTGGTCTTCCAGCCCCGCCTGCAGTTTGTCCGCAGTGGAGACATAGTG TTTGACAAAAAGGACATGAGAGTGAATTACATGAAAACCTTCCGGTTCAAG ATGGATGTCATCAGTCTTGTTCCACTGGAGTTGTTCTATTTTAAAACTGGGATCAACCCACTCCTCCGCTTCCCACGACTACTAAAG ATAATGTCTTTCTTTGAGTTCAACGACCGTCTTGAGGGCATCCTTACCAAAGCCTACGTTTACAG AGTGATCCGGACCACCACCTACCTGCTGTACTGCCTGCACTGTAATGCCTGTCTGTACTACTGGGGCTCTGCGTATGAAGGTCTGGGCTCCACGCAGTGGGTCTATGACGGACAGGGCAACAG TTACATCCGCTGCTACTACTTTGCTGTGAAGACCCTGATCACCATTGGTGGACTGCCAGACCCCACAACGCTCTTTGAAATCATCTTTCAGCTCATAAACTACTTTGTTGGAGTGTTTGCCTTTTCCATCATGATTGGACAG ATGAGAGATGTGGTTGGTGCAGCCACAGCAGGACAGACGTACTACAGAGCATGCATGGACAACACTGTCAAATACATGGCCTCCTACCGTATCCCTAAAGACGTGCAGAACCGGGTTAAAACCTGGTACAACTACACCTGGCAGTCCCAGGGCATGCTGG ATGAACAGGAGCTTCTGGTTCAGCTCCCAGACAAGATGAGGCTGGACATCGCTGTGGATGTCAACTATGACATTGTCAGTAAAGTGTCTCTCTTCCAG GGTTGCGATAGACAGATGATCTTTGACATGCTGAAGAGACTGAGGTCTGTTGTTTACCTCCCAGGGGACTATGTCTGCAAAAAG GGTGAAGTTGGGCGGGAAATGTACATCATCAAAGCCGGAGAGGTGCAGGTGGTGGGCGGGCCAGATGGGAAGACTGTGTTTGTCACACTGAGGGCGGGATCAGTGTTTGGGGAAATCAG CTTGCTAGCAGTTGGTGGAGGGAACAGGAGAACAGCAAACGTGGTGGCTCATGGCTTCGCCAACCTGTTCATCCTGGACAAGAAGGACCTCAATGAGATTCTAGTGCATTACCCCGAGTCCCAGAAGCTGCTCCGCAAGAAGGCCAG GAAGATGCTCACGAAAGATAAGAAGCCTCAGAAGGAGCCGGCCCAGGTGATCCCTCCTCGAACAGTCACGCCCAAGCTATTCAAAGCTGCTCTGGATGTGGCGCATCAGAAAACAGGGCTCAAAGGGACCCTCTCCAAGATTAAGGAGAAGATCAACAAATCCAGCGTTTCTCTACAG CCCTCCATgtcctcctccctgcctcccttgtccccagtctctccagtctccagtctGGACCCAGAGCGCAAGGCTGACGCCACGTCACCAACCTTAGACAGCTCCACGCTGCTCTGCCCCGTCTCCCATTGTCACGGAGATGAGACACTCTCCAAGGAGCAGGGCCATGTGGAGGGAGAAGTTGCAGCAGAGAGTGGGAagaagaaagaaaagagaaaggCATGA
- the LOC110498617 gene encoding cyclic nucleotide-gated cation channel beta-1 isoform X2, with translation MPKQQQQNRDLELDRLVRQVPLQHHPPTHSPSPSSPNSTLELPNVPSYPRLPPISLSRHLSGLFNPTFHIEDDPTSALPSVSSRLSVHPAVSVEDVDSGGEGGGGRGEHHCHHIPQILTLQDPNFKTLTVPGVSKTSRQSEKKPKNIWTNIKKLYSQSEDEEEMEIAVRAWPSQSSILSGDDGLKERPASSASQASYMVNERLQELVKMFKERTERAKEKLIDPDHSDDDSPTASPARAPTPPPAPPEEPKEEEIEEQQPKPRLCCKVMPPRWIRALLHYRFPASIDPFTNLVYVLWLFFVTLAWNWNMWLIPVRWAFPYQTPSNIYLFLLTDYLCDLIYILDILVFQPRLQFVRSGDIVFDKKDMRVNYMKTFRFKMDVISLVPLELFYFKTGINPLLRFPRLLKIMSFFEFNDRLEGILTKAYVYRVIRTTTYLLYCLHCNACLYYWGSAYEGLGSTQWVYDGQGNSYIRCYYFAVKTLITIGGLPDPTTLFEIIFQLINYFVGVFAFSIMIGQMRDVVGAATAGQTYYRACMDNTVKYMASYRIPKDVQNRVKTWYNYTWQSQGMLDEQELLVQLPDKMRLDIAVDVNYDIVSKVSLFQGCDRQMIFDMLKRLRSVVYLPGDYVCKKGEVGREMYIIKAGEVQVVGGPDGKTVFVTLRAGSVFGEISLLAVGGGNRRTANVVAHGFANLFILDKKDLNEILVHYPESQKLLRKKARKMLTKDKKPQKEPAQVIPPRTVTPKLFKAALDVAHQKTGLKGTLSKIKEKINKSSVSLQPSMSSSLPPLSPVSPVSSLDPERKADATSPTLDSSTLLCPVSHCHGDETLSKEQGHVEGEVAAESGKKKEKRKA, from the exons ATGCctaagcagcagcagcaaaaccGGGACCTGGAGTTGGACCGCCTGGTCCGCCAGGTCCCTCTCCAACACCACCCTCCGACTCACAGCCCCTCACCGTCCTCCCCCAACAGTACCCTAGAGCTGCCCAACGTGCCCTCCTACCCCCGCCTGCCACCCATTAGCCTGTCCAGGCACCTGTCAGGGCTTTTCAACCCCACCTTCCACATCGAGGACGACCCCACGTCCGCTCTACCCTCAG TGAGCTCCAGGCTCAGTGTGCACCCAGCTGTCAGTGTGGAGGATGTGGATTCCggcggagagggaggagggggcagaggggaGCACCACTGCCATCACATTCCCCAAATCCTTACCCTACAGGACCCCAACTTCAAGACCCTGACCGTACCCGGAGTGTCCAAAACCAGCCGTCAGAG TGAGAAGAAACCCAAGAATATCTGGACCAATAT AAAGAAGTTGTACTCTCAGAGtgaggatgaagaggagatggAGATCGCAGTGAGGGCATGGCCTAGCCAGTCCAGCATCCTCAGTGGAGACGATGG GCTAAAGGAGCGCCCTGCGTCTTCCGCTAGCCAGGCCAGCTACATGGTGAACGAGCGCCTACAGGAGCTGGTCAAGATGTTTAAGGAGAGGACAGAAAGGGCCAAAGAGAAACTCATAGATCCAGATCACTCTGATGATGACAGTCCAACTGCCT CCCCTGCGAGAGCTCCAACACCACCTCCTGCGCCTCCAGAGGAGCCgaaggaggaggagatagaggagcagCAACCCAAGCCTAGATTATGCTGCAAGGTGATGCCTCCTCGCTGGATCAGAGCTCTGCTGCACTACCGCTTCCCCGCTAGCATCGACCCCTTCACCA atctggtCTATGTGCTGTGGCTGTTTTTCGTCACCTTGGCGTGGAACTGGAACATGTGGCTTATCCCGGTGCGCTGGGCCTTCCCCTACCAGACCCCCAGTAACATCTACCTGTTTCTACTCACTGACTATCTGTGTGACCTCATCTACATCCTGGACATCCTGGTCTTCCAGCCCCGCCTGCAGTTTGTCCGCAGTGGAGACATAGTG TTTGACAAAAAGGACATGAGAGTGAATTACATGAAAACCTTCCGGTTCAAG ATGGATGTCATCAGTCTTGTTCCACTGGAGTTGTTCTATTTTAAAACTGGGATCAACCCACTCCTCCGCTTCCCACGACTACTAAAG ATAATGTCTTTCTTTGAGTTCAACGACCGTCTTGAGGGCATCCTTACCAAAGCCTACGTTTACAG AGTGATCCGGACCACCACCTACCTGCTGTACTGCCTGCACTGTAATGCCTGTCTGTACTACTGGGGCTCTGCGTATGAAGGTCTGGGCTCCACGCAGTGGGTCTATGACGGACAGGGCAACAG TTACATCCGCTGCTACTACTTTGCTGTGAAGACCCTGATCACCATTGGTGGACTGCCAGACCCCACAACGCTCTTTGAAATCATCTTTCAGCTCATAAACTACTTTGTTGGAGTGTTTGCCTTTTCCATCATGATTGGACAG ATGAGAGATGTGGTTGGTGCAGCCACAGCAGGACAGACGTACTACAGAGCATGCATGGACAACACTGTCAAATACATGGCCTCCTACCGTATCCCTAAAGACGTGCAGAACCGGGTTAAAACCTGGTACAACTACACCTGGCAGTCCCAGGGCATGCTGG ATGAACAGGAGCTTCTGGTTCAGCTCCCAGACAAGATGAGGCTGGACATCGCTGTGGATGTCAACTATGACATTGTCAGTAAAGTGTCTCTCTTCCAG GGTTGCGATAGACAGATGATCTTTGACATGCTGAAGAGACTGAGGTCTGTTGTTTACCTCCCAGGGGACTATGTCTGCAAAAAG GGTGAAGTTGGGCGGGAAATGTACATCATCAAAGCCGGAGAGGTGCAGGTGGTGGGCGGGCCAGATGGGAAGACTGTGTTTGTCACACTGAGGGCGGGATCAGTGTTTGGGGAAATCAG CTTGCTAGCAGTTGGTGGAGGGAACAGGAGAACAGCAAACGTGGTGGCTCATGGCTTCGCCAACCTGTTCATCCTGGACAAGAAGGACCTCAATGAGATTCTAGTGCATTACCCCGAGTCCCAGAAGCTGCTCCGCAAGAAGGCCAG GAAGATGCTCACGAAAGATAAGAAGCCTCAGAAGGAGCCGGCCCAGGTGATCCCTCCTCGAACAGTCACGCCCAAGCTATTCAAAGCTGCTCTGGATGTGGCGCATCAGAAAACAGGGCTCAAAGGGACCCTCTCCAAGATTAAGGAGAAGATCAACAAATCCAGCGTTTCTCTACAG CCCTCCATgtcctcctccctgcctcccttgtccccagtctctccagtctccagtctGGACCCAGAGCGCAAGGCTGACGCCACGTCACCAACCTTAGACAGCTCCACGCTGCTCTGCCCCGTCTCCCATTGTCACGGAGATGAGACACTCTCCAAGGAGCAGGGCCATGTGGAGGGAGAAGTTGCAGCAGAGAGTGGGAagaagaaagaaaagagaaaggCATGA
- the LOC110498617 gene encoding cyclic nucleotide-gated cation channel beta-1 isoform X1, translated as MPKQQQQNRDLELDRLVRQVPLQHHPPTHSPSPSSPNSTLELPNVPSYPRLPPISLSRHLSGLFNPTFHIEDDPTSALPSVSSRLSVHPAVSVEDVDSGGEGGGGRGEHHCHHIPQILTLQDPNFKTLTVPGVSKTSRQSKVAEKDEKKPKNIWTNIKKLYSQSEDEEEMEIAVRAWPSQSSILSGDDGLKERPASSASQASYMVNERLQELVKMFKERTERAKEKLIDPDHSDDDSPTASPARAPTPPPAPPEEPKEEEIEEQQPKPRLCCKVMPPRWIRALLHYRFPASIDPFTNLVYVLWLFFVTLAWNWNMWLIPVRWAFPYQTPSNIYLFLLTDYLCDLIYILDILVFQPRLQFVRSGDIVFDKKDMRVNYMKTFRFKMDVISLVPLELFYFKTGINPLLRFPRLLKIMSFFEFNDRLEGILTKAYVYRVIRTTTYLLYCLHCNACLYYWGSAYEGLGSTQWVYDGQGNSYIRCYYFAVKTLITIGGLPDPTTLFEIIFQLINYFVGVFAFSIMIGQMRDVVGAATAGQTYYRACMDNTVKYMASYRIPKDVQNRVKTWYNYTWQSQGMLDEQELLVQLPDKMRLDIAVDVNYDIVSKVSLFQGCDRQMIFDMLKRLRSVVYLPGDYVCKKGEVGREMYIIKAGEVQVVGGPDGKTVFVTLRAGSVFGEISLLAVGGGNRRTANVVAHGFANLFILDKKDLNEILVHYPESQKLLRKKARKMLTKDKKPQKEPAQVIPPRTVTPKLFKAALDVAHQKTGLKGTLSKIKEKINKSSVSLQPSMSSSLPPLSPVSPVSSLDPERKADATSPTLDSSTLLCPVSHCHGDETLSKEQGHVEGEVAAESGKKKEKRKA; from the exons ATGCctaagcagcagcagcaaaaccGGGACCTGGAGTTGGACCGCCTGGTCCGCCAGGTCCCTCTCCAACACCACCCTCCGACTCACAGCCCCTCACCGTCCTCCCCCAACAGTACCCTAGAGCTGCCCAACGTGCCCTCCTACCCCCGCCTGCCACCCATTAGCCTGTCCAGGCACCTGTCAGGGCTTTTCAACCCCACCTTCCACATCGAGGACGACCCCACGTCCGCTCTACCCTCAG TGAGCTCCAGGCTCAGTGTGCACCCAGCTGTCAGTGTGGAGGATGTGGATTCCggcggagagggaggagggggcagaggggaGCACCACTGCCATCACATTCCCCAAATCCTTACCCTACAGGACCCCAACTTCAAGACCCTGACCGTACCCGGAGTGTCCAAAACCAGCCGTCAGAG TAAAGTTGCTGAAAAAGA TGAGAAGAAACCCAAGAATATCTGGACCAATAT AAAGAAGTTGTACTCTCAGAGtgaggatgaagaggagatggAGATCGCAGTGAGGGCATGGCCTAGCCAGTCCAGCATCCTCAGTGGAGACGATGG GCTAAAGGAGCGCCCTGCGTCTTCCGCTAGCCAGGCCAGCTACATGGTGAACGAGCGCCTACAGGAGCTGGTCAAGATGTTTAAGGAGAGGACAGAAAGGGCCAAAGAGAAACTCATAGATCCAGATCACTCTGATGATGACAGTCCAACTGCCT CCCCTGCGAGAGCTCCAACACCACCTCCTGCGCCTCCAGAGGAGCCgaaggaggaggagatagaggagcagCAACCCAAGCCTAGATTATGCTGCAAGGTGATGCCTCCTCGCTGGATCAGAGCTCTGCTGCACTACCGCTTCCCCGCTAGCATCGACCCCTTCACCA atctggtCTATGTGCTGTGGCTGTTTTTCGTCACCTTGGCGTGGAACTGGAACATGTGGCTTATCCCGGTGCGCTGGGCCTTCCCCTACCAGACCCCCAGTAACATCTACCTGTTTCTACTCACTGACTATCTGTGTGACCTCATCTACATCCTGGACATCCTGGTCTTCCAGCCCCGCCTGCAGTTTGTCCGCAGTGGAGACATAGTG TTTGACAAAAAGGACATGAGAGTGAATTACATGAAAACCTTCCGGTTCAAG ATGGATGTCATCAGTCTTGTTCCACTGGAGTTGTTCTATTTTAAAACTGGGATCAACCCACTCCTCCGCTTCCCACGACTACTAAAG ATAATGTCTTTCTTTGAGTTCAACGACCGTCTTGAGGGCATCCTTACCAAAGCCTACGTTTACAG AGTGATCCGGACCACCACCTACCTGCTGTACTGCCTGCACTGTAATGCCTGTCTGTACTACTGGGGCTCTGCGTATGAAGGTCTGGGCTCCACGCAGTGGGTCTATGACGGACAGGGCAACAG TTACATCCGCTGCTACTACTTTGCTGTGAAGACCCTGATCACCATTGGTGGACTGCCAGACCCCACAACGCTCTTTGAAATCATCTTTCAGCTCATAAACTACTTTGTTGGAGTGTTTGCCTTTTCCATCATGATTGGACAG ATGAGAGATGTGGTTGGTGCAGCCACAGCAGGACAGACGTACTACAGAGCATGCATGGACAACACTGTCAAATACATGGCCTCCTACCGTATCCCTAAAGACGTGCAGAACCGGGTTAAAACCTGGTACAACTACACCTGGCAGTCCCAGGGCATGCTGG ATGAACAGGAGCTTCTGGTTCAGCTCCCAGACAAGATGAGGCTGGACATCGCTGTGGATGTCAACTATGACATTGTCAGTAAAGTGTCTCTCTTCCAG GGTTGCGATAGACAGATGATCTTTGACATGCTGAAGAGACTGAGGTCTGTTGTTTACCTCCCAGGGGACTATGTCTGCAAAAAG GGTGAAGTTGGGCGGGAAATGTACATCATCAAAGCCGGAGAGGTGCAGGTGGTGGGCGGGCCAGATGGGAAGACTGTGTTTGTCACACTGAGGGCGGGATCAGTGTTTGGGGAAATCAG CTTGCTAGCAGTTGGTGGAGGGAACAGGAGAACAGCAAACGTGGTGGCTCATGGCTTCGCCAACCTGTTCATCCTGGACAAGAAGGACCTCAATGAGATTCTAGTGCATTACCCCGAGTCCCAGAAGCTGCTCCGCAAGAAGGCCAG GAAGATGCTCACGAAAGATAAGAAGCCTCAGAAGGAGCCGGCCCAGGTGATCCCTCCTCGAACAGTCACGCCCAAGCTATTCAAAGCTGCTCTGGATGTGGCGCATCAGAAAACAGGGCTCAAAGGGACCCTCTCCAAGATTAAGGAGAAGATCAACAAATCCAGCGTTTCTCTACAG CCCTCCATgtcctcctccctgcctcccttgtccccagtctctccagtctccagtctGGACCCAGAGCGCAAGGCTGACGCCACGTCACCAACCTTAGACAGCTCCACGCTGCTCTGCCCCGTCTCCCATTGTCACGGAGATGAGACACTCTCCAAGGAGCAGGGCCATGTGGAGGGAGAAGTTGCAGCAGAGAGTGGGAagaagaaagaaaagagaaaggCATGA